Proteins found in one Syngnathus acus chromosome 9, fSynAcu1.2, whole genome shotgun sequence genomic segment:
- the LOC119127481 gene encoding uncharacterized protein LOC119127481 encodes MAPVVTLGGRMVMDIEGEGDRADQSIVQLIEQAVNKERRRAREGDTSRVVTSTPGPSPQPSNVTKGESWHRLSAENVELKKKVDQADEQRRQEAQMLKWATEKEGEREIRKEYNLRSGQGQMTQAEVQKNELMCPLVTTSGGQHYEPMVLRDVTAMMEKMPPLNRGGKVWLKKFLAVMSGQSCTLGDMRQMLAGAYVRIISFAEALVGLNRRSHIFAQGNISV; translated from the exons ATGGCTCCGGTGGTGACGTTGGGTGGCCGGATGGTAATGGATATCGAGGGCGAAGGCGACAGGGCGGATCAGAGTATTGTGCAGCTGATTGAACAAGCAGTAAATAAAGAGAGGCGACGGGCCCGGGAGGGGGATACATCCCGCGTGGTCACATCAACCCCCGGCCCGAGCCCTCAACCGTCCAACGTGACAAAAGGAGAAAGCTGGCATAGACTTAGTGCCGAGAACGTGGAGCTAAAGAAGAAAGTTGATCAAGCCGATGAGCAGCGTAGACAGGAAGCGCAGATGTTAAAATGGGCAACGGAGAAAG agggagaaagagagataCGGAAAGAATATAATTTGCGGAGTGGTCAGGGACAGATGACGCAGGCCGAGGTgcagaaaaatgaattgatgTGTCCGCTGGTGACCACATCGGGCGGCCAGCACTACGAGCCCATGGTGCTCCGCGATGTGACCGCGATGATGGAAAAGATGCCCCCACTTAACAGAGGAGGTAAGGTGTGGCTGAAAAAATTTTTGGCTGTGATGAGTGGGCAGAGCTGTACCCTCGGTGACATGCGCCAGATGTTGGCAGGAGCATATGTTAGAATAATTAGTTTTGCAGAAGCGCTGGTCGGCCTGAACCGGAGGTCTCATATCTTTGCTCAAGGCAACATATCTGTCTAG